The Styela clava chromosome 2, kaStyClav1.hap1.2, whole genome shotgun sequence genome contains a region encoding:
- the LOC120336665 gene encoding uncharacterized protein LOC120336665, whose protein sequence is MKRGESIDVQLTITSYDGNVNVDVKNQNNVTIKTVTTRDVSSSNPSTTLTINIGPIEVPSSTNLYKFEASPLGKDSSYSRIETLILIVTDVCESSPCKNGATCQYLNMDPYYTCFCRPEYNGTTCEKPTYKWNGNCKYHVDFYNKKTFSDASTTCNSLGGTVVMMKTNAIQDFIESQIINQYGDVGDTISFWIGAYKTNNDWVWVDGTTITSGRWSWNPVIPGNEYLTYFTSTRNNMTWINNHGKRNQGYICEVPTVDMCSPSPCLNWGTCSSIGCQRSCKCLDGFTGNFCETNRDVAFAPTVVKSNNGADVGIKIPFPEEHNGPISCLFLILVYKHDDTSNQLITTLDDLVKLAIINVKKNEAYIALAMARSDISDVQNHAISKKLGDGTASSCIVNDDMNSIQTKNKTITKIEIKGNNLKLADGAEYSYFTISVFQRDDNAVLLKFSNVSYFITETATIEQSTNATIAITVTCIGILVAVVLIILWIIKKKRSTEKPKSASEQRSKASSIISPYQITFISNNAASSGSQQIQPESSYSYNFYETTCYEEPMPVSKKDVNTKKTYENINFYENCGVNSDPGESIYEDV, encoded by the exons ATGAAAAGAGGAGAAAGCATCGATGTTCAACTCACTATTACATCATACGACGGAAACGTGAATGTTGATGTGAAAAATCAGAATAACGTAACAATTAAAACTGTTACCACCAGGGATGTCAGTAGCAGCAATCCCTCAACAACGTTGACAATCAACATTGGCCCCATCGAAGTCCCATCATCaactaatttatataaatttgaagCTAGTCCTCTCGGCAAAGATTCGTCTTACTCAAGAATAGAAACCTTGATATTAATAGTAACCG ATGTATGCGAGTCATCACCTTGTAAAAATGGAGCCACCtgtcaatatttgaatatggaTCCATATTATACTTGCTTTTGTCGGCCAGAATACAATGGTACTACTTGTGAAA AACCAACGTATAAATGGAATGGAAACTGCAAATATCATGTGGATTTTTACAATAAGAAAACATTCAGTGATGCCAGTACAACTTGCAATAGTCTTGGAGGAACTGTAGTGATGATGAAAACAAATGCAATCCAAGATTTCATTGAAAGTCAAATAATAAATCAATATGGTGATGTGGGTGACACAATTTCCTTTTGGATTGGTGCTTACAAAACAAATAACGATTGGGTGTGGGTTGACGGTACAACGATAACCAGCGGGAGGTGGTCTTGGAACCCGGTGATCCCTGGAAATGAGTACTTGACTTATTTTACGTCAACAAGGAATAATATGACATGGATCAATAATCACGGAAAAAGAAATCAGGGATATATTTGCGAGGTCCCAA CTGTTGATATGTGCTCTCCATCCCCTTGTCTTAATTGGGGGACGTGTTCAAGTATCGGTTGCCAAAGAAGTTGTAAATGTTTGGATGGTTTTACAGGAAACTTTTGTGAGACAA ATCGCGATGTTGCTTTTGCACCCACGGTCGTAAAATCAAACAACGGCGCAGATGTCGGAATCAAAATACCATTTCCAGAAGAACATAATGGACCAATAAG TTGTTTGTTCCTGATTCTTGTCTACAAACATGACGACACTTCGAATCAATTGATAACAACACTAGATGATCTGGTCAAACTAGCGATAATAAATGTAAAGAAAAATGAAGCTTACATAGCATTGGCAATGGCAAG GTCAGATATTTCAGATGTACAAAATCATGCAATTTCAAAGAAACTAGGAGATGGAACTGCATCTTCTTGTATTGTTAATGATGATATGAATTCGATTCAAACGAAGAATAAAACAATcaccaaaattgaaataaaaggaaataatttaaaactaGCAGATGGCGCAGAATATAG TTACTTCACAATATCTGTTTTTCAAAGAGACGACAACGCGGTGTTGTTGAAATTCAGCAATGTATCTTACTTCATAACAGAAACGGCAACGATAGAACAAT CAACCAACGCAACGATTGCCATTACTGTCACTTGCATCGGAATTTTAGTTGCTGTAGTGTTGATTATTCTTTGGATAATAAAAAA GAAAAGGAGCACTGAAAAACCAAAATCAGCTTCGGAACAGCGATCTAAAGCTTCTTCCATTATCAGTCCGTATCAAATcacatttatatcaaataacGCAGCATCATCAGGTTCTCAACAAATTCAACCCGAGTCGTCATACAGCTACAACTTCTACGAAACTACGTGTTACGAAGAACCAATGCCGGTAAGTAAAAAAGATGTAAACACTAAAAAAacttatgaaaatataaatttctacGAAAATTGTGGAGTCAATTCAGATCCAGGGGAAAGTATTTACGAAGACGTATAA
- the LOC120335323 gene encoding C-type mannose receptor 2-like produces the protein MRYLFLLIWIRFFNSIQGQSPSGTSNFRNYRLELFEEGKTYDAAKSVCEGRNAWLVEIKDEETQAAIRQLQTSALWIGLHYDSGWKWNNIEHSLKYTNWFAGNPQIVNSNKNNYCGSTRTSDGKWFNTDCQLRLRYVCQLDLTWTLYSNSNLALTIMSNPKKSFSEANISCITNGKSLVSINTDGLDSLLTTKLSQLGTMNYWTSGNDLKTEDSWKWGDGTTISKTDAHWLRWPGDKNEPNGGKDENCLLKHAVYNYKWADTKCTAKTGYICQKDVTSGNCGTDVCLNRGICTVSNTRYTCKCKDGFFGTKCEKGKF, from the exons ATGCGGTATTTATTCCTACTTATATGGATTCGATTTTTTAATTCTATTCAAGGACAATCCCCTTCAG GTACATCAAATTTTAGAAACTATAGATTGGAACTGTTTGAAGAAGGAAAAACATATGATGCTGCCAAATCTGTTTGTGAAGGCAGAAATGCATGGCTTGTtgagattaaagatgaagaaacTCAAGCTGCAATAAGGCAGTTACAAAC ATCGGCCCTTTGGATCGGTTTGCATTATGACAGTGGATGGAAATGGAACAACATTGAACATTCATTGAAATATACCAATTG GTTTGCCGGAAATCCTCAAATTGTtaactcaaataaaaataactacTGTGGATCTACTAGAACTAGTGATGGAAAATGGTTTAATACTGACTGCCAACTCCGGTTGCGGTATGTATGTCAATTAG ATTTAACCTGGACTCTCTATAGTAACAGTAATTTGGCTCTAACAATAATGAGCAATCCGAAAAAATCATTTTCCGAAGCGAACATATCATGCATTACAAATGGAAAGAGTTTAGTATCAATTAATACCGATGGATTAGATTCACTGTTGACAACAAAACTTTCTCAACT tggtaCCATGAATTACTGGACAAGTGGAAATGACTTGAAGACAGAAGATAGTTGGAAATGGGGAGATGGAACAACCATCAGTAAAACTGATGCACATTG GTTGCGGTGGCCAGGTGACAAAAATGAACCAAACGGCGGAAAAGATGAAAATTGCTTATTGAAACATGCTGTGTACAATTATAAATGGGCTGATACAAAATGTACAGCAAAAACTGGGTACATCTGTCAAAAGG ATGTAACATCTGGTAACTGTGGTACTGATGTGTGTTTAAACAGAGGAATTTGCACGGTTAGCAATACACGATATACATGTAAATGTAAGGACGGTTTTTTTGgaacaaaatgtgaaaaaggCAAGTTTTAA